The Thermosulfurimonas sp. F29 genome includes a window with the following:
- a CDS encoding M23 family metallopeptidase: MKSVLKGMLLLLLLALCGAAVFVFFVKLESHPPVIEVKGLPKLAGRKLTFTVRAEDRHSGLRELSVYLVQGRKKILLKELGWPVSFLRGSRVHSREISFSVSPVEKGLSEGPAVLVVSAADASWRNRLRGNLSVKRVPFTLDLTPPRVTVLSRTVYLAPGGSALVLYRVGEKPARTGVLLNDRFFRGYPLKQGAYAALVALPVTEKVVRKFVVLAEDGAGNRLELPVSYYLKRRRFPRVRMRLSDRFLNFKMPEFISRYPEAQKNDLLGTFIWVNETLRRRNNKTIAEITSRPSEAPFRISGALRALPHAAKRADFGEFRTYYYRGRKVSRAWHLGLDLASVARSPVPAAAPGRVVFADYLGIYGNTVILDHGLGLYTLYAHLAGIEVQVGEEVSAGQTIGHTDTTGLAGGDHLHFSVLVQGVFVTPIEWLDPRWVRTRILDPLKDYR, encoded by the coding sequence ATGAAGTCCGTACTGAAGGGGATGCTTCTTTTGCTGCTTCTGGCCCTGTGCGGGGCTGCGGTCTTCGTCTTCTTCGTAAAGCTGGAGAGCCACCCTCCGGTGATAGAGGTGAAGGGGCTTCCGAAATTGGCCGGACGGAAGCTCACTTTTACCGTGCGGGCCGAGGACCGACATTCCGGATTGCGCGAGCTTTCGGTTTATCTGGTTCAGGGAAGGAAGAAGATCCTCCTAAAGGAACTCGGCTGGCCGGTTTCCTTTCTCCGGGGGTCGCGGGTTCACAGCCGGGAGATCTCCTTTTCCGTCTCTCCGGTGGAAAAGGGCCTTTCCGAGGGGCCGGCGGTGCTCGTGGTTTCCGCAGCGGATGCCTCCTGGCGTAACCGTCTTCGGGGAAACCTTTCCGTGAAACGGGTTCCCTTTACCCTGGATCTCACTCCTCCTCGGGTGACCGTCCTTTCCCGCACGGTTTACCTGGCTCCGGGGGGCTCGGCCCTGGTGCTCTATCGGGTGGGGGAGAAGCCCGCTCGCACGGGGGTCCTCCTCAACGACCGTTTTTTCCGGGGCTATCCCCTGAAGCAGGGGGCGTACGCCGCTCTGGTGGCCCTCCCGGTGACGGAAAAGGTGGTGCGGAAGTTCGTGGTGCTGGCCGAGGACGGGGCCGGCAATCGACTGGAGCTCCCGGTGAGTTATTACCTGAAGAGGCGCCGTTTCCCCAGGGTGCGCATGCGTCTCAGTGATCGGTTCCTCAACTTTAAGATGCCGGAGTTTATCTCCCGCTATCCCGAGGCCCAGAAAAACGACCTGCTCGGGACCTTTATCTGGGTTAACGAAACCCTGCGCCGTCGGAACAATAAAACCATTGCGGAGATCACCTCCCGTCCCTCGGAGGCCCCCTTTCGGATTTCGGGAGCCCTTCGAGCCCTGCCTCACGCGGCCAAGAGAGCCGACTTCGGGGAGTTTCGCACCTATTATTACCGGGGGCGGAAGGTCTCCCGGGCCTGGCACCTGGGGCTGGATCTGGCCTCGGTGGCCCGAAGCCCGGTACCCGCCGCCGCGCCCGGCCGGGTGGTGTTTGCGGACTACCTGGGCATTTACGGAAACACCGTGATCCTGGATCACGGGCTGGGGCTTTATACCCTTTACGCCCACCTGGCCGGGATTGAGGTGCAGGTGGGGGAGGAGGTCTCCGCGGGCCAGACCATCGGCCACACCGACACCACCGGACTGGCCGGAGGCGATCACCTCCACTTCTCCGTCCTGGTGCAGGGGGTGTTCGTGACCCCTATAGAATGGCTGGATCCCCGCTGGGTGAGGACCCGGATCCTGGACCCCTTAAAGGATTATCGTTAA